The proteins below come from a single Diceros bicornis minor isolate mBicDic1 chromosome 3, mDicBic1.mat.cur, whole genome shotgun sequence genomic window:
- the LOC131393510 gene encoding olfactory receptor 9S13-like, with product MENFTHVSEFVLLGFRGGPGTQTLLFLTFLILYVIALVGNFGMIVIIRADAHLHIPMYNFLQSLSLLDICYSSTITPRALVNCLKEDRTVSFGGCAAQFFFLSLFGTTEAFLLAAMAYDRFIAICNPLLYSVSMSHQVCVLLVSGSYLWGVVNAITQTTVTFRLPFCGSNEINDFFCDVPPLLSLSCSDTFINQLVLLGLCGSIIVSTFLIILVSYIYIISTILRIRTVQGRQKAFSTCASHLTGVCLFFGTVFFMYAQPSAIFSMEQSKVVSIFYTIVIPMLNPLIYSLRNKDVKQALRRSKQKLSL from the coding sequence ATGGAGAATTTTACACATGTCTCAGAGTTTGTTTTGCTTGGATTCAGAGGTGGTCCGGGAACGCAGACTCTGCTATTTCTGACCTTTTTGATCCTATATGTTATAGCCTTGGTGGGGAACTTTGGCATGATTGTAATTATCAGAGCTGACGCACACCTCCACATCCCAATGTACAACTTCCTACAAAGCCTTTCCTTGTTGGATATCTGTTATTCTTCCACAATTACACCTAGGGCTCTGGTGAACTGCTTGAAAGAGGACCGTACGGTTTCTTTTGGTGGGTGTGCTGCTCAGTTCTTCTTCCTGTCTCTTTTTGGTACCACAGAGGCATTCCTTCTGGCTGCCATGGCATATGACCGCTTCATTGCCATCTGTAACCCGCTTCTGTACTCTGTGAGCATGTCTCACCAGGTCTGTGTACTGTTAGTGTCAGGGTCCTACCTGTGGGGTGTAGTGAATGCCATCACTCAAACAACAGTGACATTCAGGCTGCCTTTCTGTGGGTCTAATGAGATCAATGACTTTTTCTGTGATGTCCCTCCACTCTTGTCCCTCTCATGTTCAGATACCTTTATAAATCAATTGGTCCTTCTTGGTTTGTGTGGCTCCATTATTGTCAGCACATTCTTAATTATTTTGGTCTCATACATCTACATCATCTCAACCATCCTGAGGATCCGTACAGTGCAGGGACGCCAGAAAGCTTTCTCCACATGCGCCTCCCACCTAACTGGGGTGTGCTTATTTTTTGGTACTGTTTTCTTCATGTATGCACAACCCAGTGCCATCTTCTCCATGGAGCAAAGCAAGGTAGTGTCCATCTTTTACACTATTGTTATCCCTATGTTGAATCCCCTGATATACAGCCTGAGGAACAAAGATGTAAAGCAAGCTCTGAGAAGAAGCAAACAGAAGCTGTCTTTGTGA